The following are from one region of the Saccharomyces kudriavzevii IFO 1802 strain IFO1802 genome assembly, chromosome: 12 genome:
- the VMA6 gene encoding H(+)-transporting V0 sector ATPase subunit d (similar to Saccharomyces cerevisiae VMA6 (YLR447C); ancestral locus Anc_4.338), which translates to MEGVFFNIDNGFIEGVVRGYRNGLLSNNQYINLTQCDTLEDLKLQLSSTDYGNFLSSVSSESLTTSLIQEYASSKLYHEFNYIRDQSSGPTKRFMDFITYGYMIDNVALMITGTIHDRDKGEILQRCHPLGWFDTLPTLSVATDLESLYETVLVDTPLAPYFKNCFDTAEELDDMNIEIIRNKLYKAYLEDFYNFVTEKIPEPAKECMQTLLGFEADRRSINIALNSLQSSDIDPDLKSDLLPNIGKLYPLATFHLAQAQDFEGVRAALANVYEYRGFLETGNLEDHFYQLEMELCRDAFTQQFAISTVWAWMKSREQEVRNITWIAECIAQNQRERINNYISVY; encoded by the coding sequence ATGGAAggtgtttttttcaatattgaCAATGGGTTTATTGAAGGTGTAGTGAGAGGCTACAGAAATGGTTTGCTATCCAACAATCAGTACATTAACTTAACACAATGTGACACGTTGGAAGATTTAAAATTACAACTATCATCGACTGATTATggtaattttctttcctccGTCTCTTCAGAGTCTTTGACTACGTCGTTGATTCAAGAATATGCTTCTAGCAAATTGTACCATGAATTCAACTACATAAGAGATCAATCTAGTGGACCCACAAAAAGGTTCATGGATTTTATCACTTACGGTTACATGATTGACAATGTGGCATTGATGATTACAGGTACTATTCATGACCGTGATAAGGGTGAAATTCTACAGCGTTGTCATCCGCTCGGGTGGTTTGACACATTGCCCACGTTGAGTGTTGCTACCGATCTTGAATCCCTATACGAAACCGTATTGGTGGATACCCCATTAGCACCTTACTTCAAGAACTGCTTCGATACCGCAGAGGAATTAGATGATATGAACATCGAAATTATTAGAAATAAACTGTACAAGGCTTATTTGGAGGATTTCTACAATTTTGTCACTGAGAAGATTCCAGAGCCTGCCAAAGAATGTATGCAAACGTTACTAGGGTTTGAGGCCGATAGAAGAAGTATCAATATTGCTCTAAACTCTTTGCAAAGTTCAGATATTGATCCCGACTTGAAAAGTGACTTGTTGCCCAACATTGGTAAGCTATACCCTCTTGCAACGTTCCATTTGGCACAAGCTCAGGACTTTGAAGGAGTTAGAGCTGCTTTGGCTAACGTTTATGAGTACAGGGGCTTTTTGGAAACTGGTAATTTAGAAGATCACTTTTACCAATTAGAGATGGAATTATGTAGAGATGCTTTCACGCAACAATTTGCCATCAGCACCGTTTGGGCCTGGATGAAGTCCAGAGAACAAGAAGTAAGAAACATTACTTGGATCGCGGAGTGTATTGctcaaaatcaaagagaaagaattaACAATTATATTTCTGTTTATTAA
- the RPL6B gene encoding 60S ribosomal protein eL6 (similar to Saccharomyces cerevisiae RPL6B (YLR448W) and RPL6A (YML073C); ancestral locus Anc_4.341), which translates to MTAQQAPKWYPSEDVAASKKTRKAIRPQKLRASLVPGTVLILLAGRFRGKRVVYLKHLEDNTLLITGPFKVNGVPLRRVNARYVIATSTKVSVEGVDAGKFNVEYFAKEKLTKKEKKEANLFPEQQNKEIKTERVEDQKVVDKALLAEIKKTPLLKQYLSASFSLKNGDKPHLLKF; encoded by the exons ATGACTGCCCAACAA GCCCCAAAGTGGTATCCTTCAGAAGACGTTGCTGCctcaaagaaaaccagAAAGGCTATTCGCCCACAAAAGTTGCGTGCCTCTCTAGTTCCAGGTACCGTCTTGATCTTGCTAGCCGGCCGTTTCAGAGGTAAGAGAGTTGTTTACTTGAAGCACCTTGAGGACAACACTCTATTAATCACCGGTCCATTCAAGGTCAACGGTGTCCCATTAAGAAGAGTCAATGCCCGTTACGTCATTGCTACTTCCACCAAGGTCTCTGTCGAAGGTGTCGACGCTGGAAAATTCAACGTCGAATACTTCGCCAAGGAAAAATTGaccaagaaggaaaagaaggaagctAACTTGTTCCCAGAACAACAAAACAAGGAAATCAAGACTGAACGTGTTGAAGACCAAAAGGTCGTTGACAAGGCTTTATTGGCtgaaatcaagaagacCCCATTGTTGAAGCAATACTTGTCTGCCTCCTTCTCTTTGAAGAACGGTGACAAACCacatttattgaaattctAA